A region of Plantactinospora sp. BC1 DNA encodes the following proteins:
- a CDS encoding isochorismatase family protein: MARAFVIVDVQNDFCEGGTFAVPGGTRVAGDITRYLARAAGDYAAVVAIADFHYPETAGDPPHCVLGTPGHEFRPELDLSRVSSVFAKGGERAAYSAFEGTCDGRSLGDWLIDRGVRELDVAGLAADLCIRATALDAAGRGFGTRVFTDLVAGFDPDRVASAYDEMRAAGVTLVSTSAAPAARWPR, translated from the coding sequence ATGGCGAGAGCGTTCGTGATAGTCGACGTGCAGAACGACTTCTGCGAAGGGGGCACGTTCGCGGTGCCGGGCGGCACGCGGGTGGCCGGCGACATCACCCGGTACCTGGCCCGCGCCGCCGGGGACTACGCGGCCGTGGTGGCGATCGCGGACTTCCACTACCCGGAGACGGCCGGCGACCCGCCGCACTGCGTGCTCGGTACCCCGGGCCACGAGTTCCGGCCGGAGCTGGACCTGAGCCGGGTCTCGTCGGTCTTCGCGAAGGGTGGCGAGCGGGCCGCGTACAGCGCGTTCGAGGGCACCTGCGACGGCAGGTCCCTCGGCGACTGGCTGATCGACCGGGGCGTCCGAGAACTGGACGTGGCGGGCCTCGCGGCCGACCTGTGCATCCGGGCCACCGCACTGGACGCGGCCGGCAGGGGCTTCGGTACCCGGGTCTTCACCGACCTCGTCGCCGGGTTCGACCCGGACCGGGTCGCGTCCGCGTACGACGAGATGCGCGCCGCCGGCGTGACGCTGGTGAGCACCTCGGCGGCCCCGGCGGCGCGGTGGCCGCGGTGA
- a CDS encoding acetyl-CoA carboxylase biotin carboxylase subunit family protein gives MSAASGVPAVILLGRLATLARHARLIREARRRGYAPIAVVGYAADAARLAVARARPGHPLADLADAVGVPDAAVDTVVAAVQPVLRTRPIAAVLSTGEPFLEPAAVLAELLDLPGPGWAAARICRNKLLQRTRLPWISPRWRPAAPLDVDGFGGVGFPAVVKPAGRFQSSGVRAVRDAAELADALAALPAGETVLVEERVDGREYSVEALVREGRIIWSGVTGKETNENHRGSFFTELSHTSPACGLTGREHEALLTANAEVLRGVDVRTAMTHAEFRLTDDGPVLMEVAARAPGDGITLMWELATGVPLEPVLLDLALGVPTGYPEPRRRVHHRYLPHPRGRLRDVAADVPVHWLTRDDRWPEPEPSPATAPPRCHAVLVSRLPGDLLGEQSDSTQRSVSVLVDAPLEQSVEAVAAAVAARVRVDVQ, from the coding sequence GTACGCCCCGATCGCCGTCGTCGGCTACGCCGCGGACGCGGCGCGACTGGCCGTCGCCCGGGCCCGACCCGGGCACCCGCTCGCCGACCTGGCGGACGCGGTCGGGGTGCCCGACGCCGCCGTCGACACGGTGGTCGCCGCCGTGCAGCCGGTACTCCGTACCCGCCCGATCGCCGCGGTGCTCTCCACCGGCGAACCGTTCCTGGAACCGGCGGCCGTACTGGCGGAACTGCTCGACCTGCCCGGTCCGGGCTGGGCCGCGGCCCGGATCTGCCGGAACAAGCTGCTCCAGCGCACCCGCCTGCCGTGGATCTCGCCGCGCTGGCGGCCGGCGGCACCGCTCGACGTCGACGGGTTCGGCGGGGTCGGGTTCCCGGCGGTGGTGAAGCCGGCCGGCCGGTTCCAGAGTTCCGGGGTCCGGGCGGTACGCGACGCGGCCGAGCTGGCCGACGCGCTGGCAGCGCTGCCCGCCGGCGAGACCGTGCTGGTCGAGGAGCGGGTCGACGGGCGCGAGTACTCGGTGGAGGCCCTGGTCCGCGAGGGCCGGATCATCTGGTCCGGGGTCACCGGCAAGGAGACCAACGAAAACCACCGGGGCAGCTTCTTCACCGAGCTTTCGCACACCAGTCCGGCCTGCGGGCTGACCGGCCGGGAACACGAGGCGCTGCTCACCGCCAACGCGGAGGTGCTGCGCGGGGTGGACGTGCGCACCGCGATGACGCACGCGGAGTTCCGGCTGACCGACGACGGGCCGGTGCTGATGGAGGTGGCCGCGCGGGCGCCCGGCGACGGGATCACGCTGATGTGGGAGCTGGCCACCGGCGTACCGCTGGAACCGGTCCTGCTCGACCTGGCGCTCGGCGTCCCGACCGGGTATCCGGAGCCCCGCCGCCGGGTGCACCACCGGTACCTGCCGCATCCGCGCGGCCGGCTGCGGGACGTCGCCGCCGACGTCCCGGTGCACTGGCTGACCCGCGACGACCGCTGGCCGGAACCCGAACCGTCCCCGGCGACGGCACCGCCGCGCTGTCACGCGGTGCTGGTCAGCCGACTCCCCGGTGACCTGCTCGGCGAGCAGAGCGACTCGACACAGCGCTCGGTGTCGGTGCTGGTCGACGCGCCGTTGGAGCAGAGCGTCGAGGCGGTGGCGGCGGCAGTCGCGGCCCGGGTACGGGTCGACGTGCAGTGA